A window of the Kosakonia sp. BYX6 genome harbors these coding sequences:
- a CDS encoding SDR family NAD(P)-dependent oxidoreductase, producing the protein MTQPIAIVTGGGRGLGKNAALKLAAKGTGIILTYNQNAEAAHEVVRDIEAKGVKAVALQLDVGDISQFANFALDVQKLLKEVWDRESFDYLLNNAGIGSNYAFAETSEAVFDEMVNIQFKGPFFLTQVLLPLLKNGGRILNVSTGLTRFCQPGRALYASVKGAMEVLTRYQAKELGARGISVNIIAPGAIETDFSGGVVRDNPQVNKLIASNTALGRAGQADDIGDAIAALLSDELAWMNAQRVEVSGGMFL; encoded by the coding sequence ATGACACAACCAATTGCAATAGTGACGGGCGGTGGCCGCGGGCTGGGTAAAAACGCGGCGCTGAAACTGGCGGCGAAGGGAACCGGCATTATCCTGACCTATAACCAAAACGCCGAGGCTGCGCATGAAGTTGTGCGCGACATCGAAGCGAAAGGCGTGAAAGCCGTGGCGTTGCAGCTCGACGTGGGGGATATTTCCCAATTCGCCAACTTCGCGCTGGACGTGCAAAAACTGCTCAAAGAGGTGTGGGATCGTGAGTCGTTTGATTATTTGTTGAACAACGCCGGAATCGGCAGCAATTACGCGTTTGCCGAGACCAGCGAAGCGGTGTTCGACGAGATGGTGAACATTCAATTCAAAGGCCCCTTCTTCCTGACGCAGGTGCTGCTGCCACTGCTGAAAAATGGCGGGCGCATTCTGAATGTCTCCACCGGATTAACGCGTTTTTGCCAGCCGGGCCGCGCGCTGTATGCCTCCGTAAAAGGGGCGATGGAAGTGTTGACGCGTTACCAGGCGAAAGAGTTGGGCGCGCGCGGGATTTCGGTCAATATCATTGCGCCGGGTGCCATTGAGACGGATTTCAGCGGCGGTGTGGTGCGTGACAATCCGCAAGTGAACAAGCTCATTGCGTCAAACACGGCGCTGGGCCGCGCGGGTCAGGCTGACGATATTGGCGATGCGATTGCCGCGTTGCTGAGCGATGAGTTGGCGTGGATGAATGCGCAACGCGTTGAAGTGTCTGGCGGTATGTTCCTGTAA
- a CDS encoding YdeI family stress tolerance OB fold protein, translating to MKKIVLTACVAALFSMTAFAEDAPGLKADKAPPPPHKMDDGYRGMEDARTMTIQQAKGLHDGASISLRGNLVEKQGEDLYVFRDKTDQIQAYIPMALFDGKSLSPDELIGISGSLDKKQQPARIRVTHFQKQ from the coding sequence ATGAAGAAGATTGTGCTTACCGCCTGCGTGGCGGCGCTGTTCTCCATGACGGCATTCGCGGAAGACGCGCCAGGTTTAAAAGCAGATAAAGCGCCGCCACCGCCGCATAAAATGGATGACGGCTATCGAGGGATGGAAGATGCGCGCACCATGACGATTCAACAGGCGAAAGGCCTGCATGACGGTGCGTCGATTTCACTGCGCGGTAACCTGGTGGAAAAGCAAGGTGAGGATCTGTATGTGTTCCGCGATAAAACGGATCAAATTCAGGCCTATATTCCGATGGCGTTGTTTGATGGCAAATCGCTGTCACCGGATGAACTTATTGGCATCAGCGGTTCGCTGGATAAAAAACAGCAGCCTGCCCGCATCCGGGTTACCCATTTTCAGAAGCAGTAA